In the genome of Calothrix sp. PCC 6303, the window GCACAAATTGCCCTCACTGTAGGCATGGAAGGGAACTTGATAGTAATCGGGATATTGGATACTGGGGTTAGTGATTGTTGCTAGTTGCTGTTTTGCCCCTGATAAAGCCAGATGTTCGTAGTTTTTGCGCCAAGGTACACCATTTTTCTCAGCTGTTTTGATGATAACTTGCCGAGCCTGCTGTTTCATCAGGTTGTAGAGAGGTTTAGTTTGGATGAGGAGATTCACAAACTTAGAAAGGTAGTCTTGACCAGCCCAATCGGGTTTAAGCTTTTGATTCATCAGTTTTTTACAAAAGTTGGGAAGTTATTATAAACCTTGTCTATTTTGAAAACCGTAGTTTGTAACTCCAGATTGTGAGATTCATTCCTTGCGAAGACGCAAGCTACGCAATGACAAAACTCCACTTTCTATGATGGACGAGGTTTATTTTGTCGCCTAATCGGATTTTTGGACTTTTTAACCCAGATTCATACAAGGATTCCCGACACCGATTTTCGATAAAGCGATAAGTCTATTATATATTTTTCCCAATCTTCTAAAACAGGACTTAGGCAATAGTAACAAGAAAACAAGACTTTGAGATTGCTTCCTTACGAAGACGCAAGCTACGCAATGACGTAACTGCGTAGTGATTGCGTAAGTCATATAAAACTAAAGACATCAGATGACAAGCCAGCACTAAACCTCAAGGTTGGAGGCTACATGTCTTGTAAAAGACTCAAAGTTTCAATTTTTCTCCCCTGATTGCCAAATCTAACAATTCCATGGGATGCATTACAGAAATACTCTTACCTTGAAGTTGCAAATGTTTGTTAATTTGCAATGCACAACCAGGGTTTGGTGATGCAATTAATTCTGCGCCCGTATTTAATAAATTGGTGACTTTTTGTTGACCTAATTCTTCGGCAACTTCGGGCTGCAACATGTTATAAACTCCTGCACTACCACAGCATAATGCCGCATCTAGGGGTTCTTTAATGGTGACTTCGGGTATTTGTCTTAATAACTGCCGAGGTTGAACACTGATTTTTTGACCATGCAATAAATGACATGCATCTTGATACACCATTGTCAACAGTTTGTTGCTAATTGGTGATAATTTGCTGGTTAAACCTACATCTGCCAAAAATTCCTGTGCATCTCTAACTTTGGCAACAAAATCTTTGGCTTTTTGGGCATATTCAGGATCATTTTCTAAGATGTGATGATACTCTTTGAGGGTATGACCACAACCTGCGGCGTTGATGATTATATAATCGACTTCAGTATCAGCAAAGCTATCAATCATTTGCCTTGCTAAAGCTTTTGCTTGTTCGGTTTGCCCTTGGTGTTCGGGAAGTGCAGCACAACAACCTTGGCTTTTGGGAATTACAACTTCACAACCATTTGCTGTCAAAACTCTCACGGTTGCTTCATTAACTGGGGAGAAAAATAATCTTTGGACGCATCCTAAAATCACACCAACTCGATATTTTTTCTCGGTTTGACTGGGGATAATTGTAGGTAGGTTATTTTGAAAGGTTTTGAGGGTAACTTCTGGTAAAATTGAATCCATCGCTGCTAGGCGAGGTGATATAAGTTTGAGTAAACCTGTAGCTCTAATTAGTTTCTGGATGCCGAGTTTTTGATAGATAAATAGGGGTATGAGGAAGATACGTAATAAATTTGGGTAGGGAAAGAGGGAAAATATAAGTTTGCGAACTAAGTTATCAATCCAACTTCGGGAATAGTTTCTTTCTACTTGGTGACGGGTAGCTGAAATTAGTTTGTCGTATTGTACACCTGATGGGCAAGTGGTGACACAAGCAAGGCAACCTAAGCAGGAATCAAAGTGTTCAACTGTTGCTGTATTTAATGCAATTTCACCTTCATTAATTGCATCCATTAAATAGATTCTACCTCTAGGGGAATCCATTTCTTTTCCAAGTACGCGGTAACTAGGACATGTTGAGAGGCAAAATCCACAATGTACGCAACTATCGATTAGTTTAGGATCAGGTGGATTAATGGGATCAAATCCTGGAAGATTTTTAATATTTGCAGTTTCTTGAAGTGGATTTTCGGAGGTTTGCATAGGGGAATTTGGGGGTAAATGCTAGGAGAAGAGAAACAGATAAAAAATAAACGAAGCGAATAAAGTAGAAACTAAATCTGAAACTACTCATTAATAAGTTTCTACATGCTTAGATTCCTCCGACGAATTTGCCGGGATTTAAGATATTTGTAGGATCGAATTGCCGCTTAATGCGCTGCATCATTCCTAATGCGTTTCCTTTGTAACCCCACACGTCAAATTTTTCTTTGACTTCCATTGGTGCGGTGAGAATAGTTAAAAAACCACCATTCTGCTCACAGAGCGATCGCGTACTCTCTATTCTGCTACTATTTTCGAGGTGCAGTATCCCCAATCCACTACCTATGTGTACTAAACCTACCTCCACCTGGCTCAATATTTCCACCGCTGCGGTGGGTGATACTCCAATTTTACAGGTAATTTGGGTATCATTTTGGTTTGGTTGCATTTGTTGTTGCAATCTCCCCCATAGTTTCCCCTCGTCATGGGAGTAAGTTGTACCTTGCAAACCCAATTTTTCCCCAACTTCTAAAAGTCGTTTTGACTGTTCTGTAACGCTTTCAGGGATACTTTGAAATCTCACTATTAAACCCAATCCTTTCCCTAAACCCAAATTTGCCACCACCTGAGTGGAAATTATATCAGCTTGGGTAGGAGTTAAAGCCGAACCTCGCAGTACGTTAGCTGATGATGCAATCGCATCCATGTTTCCCACTAATACGACTGTTCCTGATGCTTCCTGCTTAGGATACAATCGCAGTGTCGCCTGGGTTATAATCCCTAAGCTTCCGTAGGAACCTGTGAATAATTTCATCAAGTCATATCCAGCAACATTTTTAACAACTCTTCCCCCCGCTTTAGTAATTTCCCCATCACTACGGACAAAAGTTATACCTAAAACCTGATCGCGCACACTACCGTAACGTTGTCGCAGTGAACCATTATCACCTGTAGCAATAATTCCACCAATTGTTGCAGAATTTGGGACTGTAGGATCTATGGGTAAAAATTGATTGCTTACTGCAATTAATTCTTGCAATTGAGCAAACTTCATTCCTGCTTCCACTGTAACCGTCAAGTCACCAACAGCGTGTTCAACTAATGTATTTAATCTTTCTGTGCTAATTAATAGGTCTACTTTTGTTGACAATCCACCCCAATCCAGTTTACTACCACTTCCACAAACCAAAACTCGCCAATGGTTACTATGTGCAAGTTTAATAGTACTAGCCAATTGCCTTTGGGTTTGTGGGTAAACTACACAATTGGGTAAATTATCAGTAATAATTCCTCTTTGGATATGAATTTGATTACTTATTTCCGCATCATCCCAAGTAAAAGCCGCATTTTCGCCCACTATAGACACAAAATCTGAAACATTGATACCCGATAAATTATCGCTGGACATTACTTGTAATACATATTGTTTAAATCTCCTATATCCCAATTTACTGATTAACACTCAGTAAGGGAAGGGGTCTGATAAATATTTTGTTCTCGGCAATATTAAACCTCAAGCATCATCAAAAGCTGAGTTTTGCTATTGCCTGGACTCACTTATACTGCCAGTCTTCCCTGAAAATTAGCATCATTCAGAGTAAGTAGATCCATATTAAGTATTAATAATGATGCAAATATACTTAAATTAATCTATTTTATTAGTAGCTATAATTGAAAATTATTGAATTGTGATTTGTTTGATTTGTTTTAATACTAAATAAATAATCAAATCACACAAATTTAGATATTTACGAGATAAGCATAGTAATTCTGGAAACAATAATTATTGGTGAATACGAACTTGGTCACATTCGCTAGAAAAAATTAACTAGGTTATATTTTACTTGAATACAAGGCAACGTCTTTAATAACCTAGCATTTCGTCAGAGTTGAAAAATATGCACTTTTTAGAAGATTGTGTTGGTCGCTTGTTACTTGTAGTAGAGCCAAATAGATCAATTAAACACATACTTGACTTTTTTTTAAAAAATAAAATAAATACAAGCGTACCTAATTATTATGATGACATTTTAATAATTGATGGGATTAAATTATTAGGAAAGTATAAGATTTTAGATTTAATAAATTTAGCATCTATAAAATTGACTCCATCTCAATTGTTGATTTCCGGTGTAATGACTGGCATTGGTGAAGATATTCAATTGGAAAAAGATATTTTTGCAATATCAAAGTTAATTCTGAAGCATCAACTCAAATGTATACCATGCATGGATTGTAATCAAAAGTTCAAAATATTGACTTTGGAAAATATTATTGATCAGCTAACTTATTATT includes:
- a CDS encoding (Fe-S)-binding protein, translating into MQTSENPLQETANIKNLPGFDPINPPDPKLIDSCVHCGFCLSTCPSYRVLGKEMDSPRGRIYLMDAINEGEIALNTATVEHFDSCLGCLACVTTCPSGVQYDKLISATRHQVERNYSRSWIDNLVRKLIFSLFPYPNLLRIFLIPLFIYQKLGIQKLIRATGLLKLISPRLAAMDSILPEVTLKTFQNNLPTIIPSQTEKKYRVGVILGCVQRLFFSPVNEATVRVLTANGCEVVIPKSQGCCAALPEHQGQTEQAKALARQMIDSFADTEVDYIIINAAGCGHTLKEYHHILENDPEYAQKAKDFVAKVRDAQEFLADVGLTSKLSPISNKLLTMVYQDACHLLHGQKISVQPRQLLRQIPEVTIKEPLDAALCCGSAGVYNMLQPEVAEELGQQKVTNLLNTGAELIASPNPGCALQINKHLQLQGKSISVMHPMELLDLAIRGEKLKL
- a CDS encoding FAD-binding oxidoreductase produces the protein MSSDNLSGINVSDFVSIVGENAAFTWDDAEISNQIHIQRGIITDNLPNCVVYPQTQRQLASTIKLAHSNHWRVLVCGSGSKLDWGGLSTKVDLLISTERLNTLVEHAVGDLTVTVEAGMKFAQLQELIAVSNQFLPIDPTVPNSATIGGIIATGDNGSLRQRYGSVRDQVLGITFVRSDGEITKAGGRVVKNVAGYDLMKLFTGSYGSLGIITQATLRLYPKQEASGTVVLVGNMDAIASSANVLRGSALTPTQADIISTQVVANLGLGKGLGLIVRFQSIPESVTEQSKRLLEVGEKLGLQGTTYSHDEGKLWGRLQQQMQPNQNDTQITCKIGVSPTAAVEILSQVEVGLVHIGSGLGILHLENSSRIESTRSLCEQNGGFLTILTAPMEVKEKFDVWGYKGNALGMMQRIKRQFDPTNILNPGKFVGGI